In Rhinoraja longicauda isolate Sanriku21f chromosome 16, sRhiLon1.1, whole genome shotgun sequence, the genomic stretch gcaagggagagaggggttggggtcggggtcagagagtgcgggtgggggggaagggggacagtgggtgtagggggcaggggagggtgagggggttgggggtcaggggtcagagagtgcgggtgggggggaagggggacagtgcggggcaagggagagaggggttgggggtcggggtcagagagtgcgggtgggggggaagggggacagtgggtgtagggggcaggggagggtgggggtgagggggttgggggtcagggtcagagagtgcgggtgggggggaagggggacggtgcggggcaagggagagaggggttgggggtcggggtcagagagtgcgggtgggggggaagggggacagtgggtgtagggggcaggggagggtgggggtgagggggttgggggtcagggtcagagagtgcgggtgggggggaagggggacagtgggtgtagggggcaggggagggtgggggtgagggggttgggggtcagggtcagagagtgcgggtgggggggaagggggacagtgggtgtagggggcaggggagggtgggggttgggggtcagggtcagagagtgcgggtgggggggaagggggacggtgcggggcaagggagagaggggttggggaaggggggagaaggggggaaggagagtctgggggtggagggggaaagggggggtgggggggagaagacagtgggggggagaagacagtgggggggaggagagtggggttggggaagggggggaggggggaaggagagtctgggggtggagggggaaaggggggtggggaggagggaagattggggggtggggggagagtgaggtgctggcagggagagtggaggtacggggagggaggtgggagcgagtgggggaaataggggtggggtggaggaaatgggggtgggggcagggcgcgctccccccccccccccccatgcaccgccgcccgtcccagcatgcctcgcgcctgacattccacagatcgggccgcgctgaccgccgggaggtgtagtcgcatcTCCCGCTCCAAGAGGGGCCGCACCctcccgactgacggcagtgcccgCGCTCAGTGCCATCCTCTCCTCTTTCCTATCCACCCTCGCACGGAGGAGCTTTAAGTgacgttgccgggcccgcagggggggggggggagcgagtggggggagggtggggtgtaggaggggagtgggggtggggggaaggagagagtggggagggggaggaaagagtgggggtggggggaaggagagagtggggagggggaggaaagagtgggggtggggggaagaggaacagtgcggggagaggggtgaggaagatgggagaattggggaggggtggggggaggagagagggtgggtggggaaagggggtagggaggagagagggggggaggaggtggggagcggacagagtgagagtgggggtggggaggagggcagggtgtgggtgggaagaagggaagagggggtggggaggagggaagattgggggtggggggagagtgcggTGCGAGCagggagagtaggggaggggagggaggtgggggcgtgtggggttgaggggagtgagagggggtggggagggggaaatgggggtggagacagggcttgggggaggtgcaagtgggggtgggggcaggggaggggcaagtgggggtgggtaggggggatggagtgggtcagtggggggaggagggggggataagggggattgagtgggggtatTGAGGGTACTACAATACTGGAGAgactttgggtccaggcctcactcagtgacaccctctccccttccctgtcccccctctacgcggaatgggcccaactggtccacttggtctagtaattttataaacttgtaTGGAGTcagccctcaacctcctgcattccagagaaatatccaattttgtccAAACTCTGCAGCTAATCCCCTCCAATCATGGCAACATGCATGTaaaccccttctgcaccctctccaaagcctcaacatccttcctgtaatgagatgaACAGAATAGCAATAATGCTtctaatgcagcctaaccaaaggtttacaaagttgtaacatgacttcctgccCTTTATATTCAATGCCATGACCGATGAAGACACCTTGACCACGCTATCCACCtgcgttgccactttctgggagttTAACACCAAGATCCCTCCTCAGACTCCATCATCCTCTGATGCCAAGCACAATATTCCTCCTTTATCCATCAGCAGTCTTACCGTCTCCTTAATTACCCTCTTGTCTTTAATGTCTAggatagatgggaaaggtttagagcagggGTCAGCAACCCCTGCCTATTCCGGCCCGCTGCCTGTTTTTGTACGGCCCGTGAGTTAATAATgatttttgcagttttaaaaggttgaaaaaaaatcaaaggaagaATATTATTCGAGCACAGCCATGTgtgaggtgggggtgagctgCCAGCGATCCGGCCACTCACGGGGGAAGCGGTCGCCCACTGGGCTGCGATACACTACCGACATTCACTGTAATCCACCCACATCCGGCCACCTCCAACACATTCGAAGTACTGCATGCAACTCTGGTTGCCCCGATACAGCAGGGATGTTGCAGtactgttgcatgtactgttgcagttcttcttgcactgttgcaggactgttgcatttactgttgcagttcctcttgcactgttgcaggactgttgcatgcacttgcagttcctcttgcactgttgcaggactgttgcatgcatggttgcagttcctcttgcactgttgcaggactgttgcatgtactgttgcagttcctcttgttAGAAGCAGTCAATGTTGGGGAAGCTAACGCCACCCGCCACGACAACAACgttgcttttaaatctttccataaCATGTCTACACATCTGTTCGTTTACCCCCCCTGGTGGTTGGGAtgcctatagtacaatcccatcagAATGACTGCGCCTTCCTTATTTTTCGCTTCAACCACATTTCCCCAGTGGATGGATTGTCCACTGGGTCCTCCCTGTGTACAGCTGTGACATTCTACCTTATTAATagtgcaactcctccacctcctttacctccctctctctctctatcacgtCTGAAACATCTAAACCTTGAAGCATtaaactgccagtcctgtccctttcACAACCAAGCGACCATAATGTGGTAATGGTCACAACATCATCGTTCTATACAGGCTCCAAGCTGATTCAGGCCCTACACTCAACCACAGTTTCCAAAATActacttgcattgaaataaacacagctCAGCCCCTCAGCCTCACCATGTTCATTAACCTGTCCCTGATTGTCCTTTCTTTACAACTTACTTTTCATAACCTCCACCTTCCCACTAGTCCCTCCACTTGTTGACCTGCTCCATTGCCCACCTCACTGACACtcatgaggtgagagggggatccTCGACAACCTGGAGGTCCTACATTTAACCTACTACCCAACTCCCAAAATTGCAGGACCGATCTCCCTTCCTAAATATGTCATTGGCACCAATATGGACAAGGATCTCTGGAGACTTCCCTCTCAGAATATCCAGTTCTCTCCCAATCATCATTGACTCTAgcatcagggaggcaacacaccatcccagAGTCTTGCCTGGAGACTGCTTCAGGTCAATGACAACATAACCAAATGCAGCTTGTCTGGTCTGCTGACTATTTGTGAGATTGGGAGACAGACTTGCCTGACATGGAATTTGATGAATTTTAttctcttgcagcagcacaatgagagatttgttgaaAGAGAAGCTCGATCAGCTTGAGTGTCACTTCACGTGGGGCCCACAGAAGGAGACCCTTGACTTGGACGATATGGTGTACCGATTAAACGATGCCATAATCTTTGCAGATAAATATCAAGCCACATCCTACAACCAACTCGCTTTTGTAAACTGCCTGCAAGGCAACTGTGAGGAAGCTCTTCAAAACTTAAAGGAAGCTGACAGGATTCTGAGGGAGAACCACAAAGATAcatttgaaagaaacagcatcatCACCTGTGGAAACTCTGCCTGGGTGCATTACCTCATGGGACAACTGACCGAGGCACAGTCCTACCTCGACAAGCTGGAGATGATCTGTAAACCACTCACTGATGGCCCTCGCTATACAGCAATGATACCtgaagtgtatggggagaagggatggtcaTTGTTGAAATCTTCTGCTTCATACTATGAGGAGGCTATGGGATGTTTTGAGAAAGCTCTGGGGGAAGATCCCAATAACACAGAGTGGATCAGGGGCAAAGCAACTGTTCTGTTTCGTCTGGAAGCATTTTCTGGAACGCCAGAGAGTCATGAACGGAGTGAGTCAGTGAAGTATCTGCGACGTGTACTGGAGCTGGATCCAGATGATGCAATGGCCATGGTGCTGCTGGCCTTAAAATTGAAAGGACCCAGTGAAAGGGAAGAAGCAAAGACATTAGTTGAACAAGCATTGCAGAAGGCCAGTGAGGGTCCATATTTGCTTCGCTACGCGGCAAAATTTTACAAAGAAGATGGAGCAGTGGAGAAAGCAATCAATCTATTGAAGCAAGTGTTAGAATTAACTCCACACTCGTGCTTCTCACACCACCAAATTGGAATGTGTTATAGAATTAAACTGAACAAACTTGGTAATAAAAATCGTGGGCAGCAAGCTGAGTTGATCCGTCAATGTAAATATCATTTTTGGAAAGCCACTGAGTGCCGTCCGAGGAGTGCTGTTCGACCAAAGCTGGATTATGCAGATATTTGCATAAGAAATGAAGAGTATTCTAAGGCAGAGGAGATCTACAATGATCTGGTGAAATTGGAGGACATCCGTCCAGAAAACACACAGCAGATATGTTTAAAGGCTGGGTCATTTGAACTGTACCAGAAACGATCGGAATCAAGCGCCATCAGCCTATTTCTGAAAGGAGTGAAGATTGAATATGATTCAAGAGAACGGAGAATGTGTAAGGAAAAATTGGAGAAGTGGGCAGATAAAAAACTTTACTATGCTCCACGTGACAGCAAAGCTCTTGGTGTTAGAGGGTTAACATATCAGCTGGATGGGAACACGTCCAAAGCTATTGAATACTTTGAAAAGGCCTTGGAGATTGATCATGAGAATGAAGAATACCTGCGTGCTCTTTCAGAATTACACCTTTGAGAACCACAAGGCTGCCTATAATATGCACCAATGTCATCTAATC encodes the following:
- the LOC144601000 gene encoding antiviral innate immune response effector IFIT1-like isoform X1, whose amino-acid sequence is MSSTMRDLLKEKLDQLECHFTWGPQKETLDLDDMVYRLNDAIIFADKYQATSYNQLAFVNCLQGNCEEALQNLKEADRILRENHKDTFERNSIITCGNSAWVHYLMGQLTEAQSYLDKLEMICKPLTDGPRYTAMIPEVYGEKGWSLLKSSASYYEEAMGCFEKALGEDPNNTEWIRGKATVLFRLEAFSGTPESHERSESVKYLRRVLELDPDDAMAMVLLALKLKGPSEREEAKTLVEQALQKASEGPYLLRYAAKFYKEDGAVEKAINLLKQVLELTPHSCFSHHQIGMCYRIKLNKLGNKNRGQQAELIRQCKYHFWKATECRPRSAVRPKLDYADICIRNEEYSKAEEIYNDLVKLEDIRPENTQQICLKAGSFELYQKRSESSAISLFLKGVKIEYDSRERRMCKEKLEKWADKKLYYAPRDSKALGVRGLTYQLDGNTSKAIEYFEKALEIDHENEEYLRALSELHL
- the LOC144601000 gene encoding antiviral innate immune response effector IFIT1-like isoform X2, translated to MSTMRDLLKEKLDQLECHFTWGPQKETLDLDDMVYRLNDAIIFADKYQATSYNQLAFVNCLQGNCEEALQNLKEADRILRENHKDTFERNSIITCGNSAWVHYLMGQLTEAQSYLDKLEMICKPLTDGPRYTAMIPEVYGEKGWSLLKSSASYYEEAMGCFEKALGEDPNNTEWIRGKATVLFRLEAFSGTPESHERSESVKYLRRVLELDPDDAMAMVLLALKLKGPSEREEAKTLVEQALQKASEGPYLLRYAAKFYKEDGAVEKAINLLKQVLELTPHSCFSHHQIGMCYRIKLNKLGNKNRGQQAELIRQCKYHFWKATECRPRSAVRPKLDYADICIRNEEYSKAEEIYNDLVKLEDIRPENTQQICLKAGSFELYQKRSESSAISLFLKGVKIEYDSRERRMCKEKLEKWADKKLYYAPRDSKALGVRGLTYQLDGNTSKAIEYFEKALEIDHENEEYLRALSELHL